From the Halorubellus sp. JP-L1 genome, one window contains:
- a CDS encoding acyl-CoA synthetase, producing MQEQIDEGVLPDEANRPDLFHSLPELHYPEELNAAVEMVGKHVESGRGDDVAIYFEGESITYADLQRRVNRVGNVLLDLGVEPGERVFVRFPNRPEYVVSVLAAQKIGAVPVPSMKLLRASEIGYVVEDSGATTAVVYDDLLEEVLEARDERDIDHLEDIVVLGRNDVDHDQHDYDDLTEAADDSLSAHDTKRDDAVLLAYTSGTTGKQKGTLHTHRQMLAIADGYANYCLEPRPEDVFTSNAPLAFTFGYGFLVAFPFRFGASTLIIQDPDPDSLLEGIDEYDVTLMASPPTAYNQMMAGEEQLSDVYDLSSLRMGVSAGEPLPPSTYEKAREQLGIELSDGIGTTEMLHIFISHRLSDEMDPTATGYPVPGYECRVVDPDTGEELPRGEAGLLQVRGPTGITYWDRPDKQRETVTDGWSSPGDIFVHREDGRFEYKSRRGDLIITSGYNVPGPEVEDVLQEREEVYQSAVVGSPDDVRGKIVKAFVVLADGHDPSDDLTESLQEHVKERVAPYKYPRAVEYVDELPSTETGKIKRSTLRERERERTERKRTE from the coding sequence ATGCAGGAGCAGATAGACGAGGGGGTTCTGCCAGACGAAGCAAACCGACCGGATCTCTTTCACTCGCTACCGGAACTGCACTATCCGGAGGAGCTCAACGCCGCGGTGGAGATGGTCGGCAAACACGTGGAATCGGGACGAGGGGACGACGTCGCGATCTACTTCGAGGGCGAGTCGATCACGTACGCCGACCTCCAGCGGCGCGTGAACCGCGTGGGGAACGTCCTACTCGACCTGGGCGTCGAGCCCGGCGAACGGGTGTTCGTCCGGTTCCCGAACCGACCGGAGTACGTCGTCTCGGTGCTGGCCGCCCAGAAGATCGGCGCGGTCCCGGTGCCGTCGATGAAGCTCCTCCGGGCGTCGGAGATCGGGTACGTCGTCGAGGACTCTGGGGCGACGACGGCGGTCGTCTACGACGACCTGCTCGAGGAGGTCCTCGAGGCGCGGGACGAGCGCGACATCGACCACCTGGAGGACATCGTCGTCCTGGGCCGGAACGACGTCGATCACGACCAGCACGACTACGACGACCTGACCGAGGCGGCCGACGATTCGCTCTCCGCGCACGACACCAAACGGGACGACGCCGTCCTCCTGGCGTACACGAGCGGGACCACCGGGAAGCAGAAGGGGACGCTCCACACGCACCGACAGATGCTCGCGATCGCCGACGGCTACGCGAACTACTGCCTCGAGCCCCGGCCCGAGGACGTCTTCACGAGCAACGCGCCGCTCGCGTTCACGTTCGGGTACGGGTTCCTCGTCGCGTTCCCGTTCCGGTTCGGTGCGAGCACGCTCATCATCCAGGACCCGGATCCCGACTCGCTCCTGGAGGGGATCGACGAGTACGACGTCACGCTGATGGCGTCGCCGCCGACGGCGTACAACCAGATGATGGCGGGCGAGGAACAGCTCTCCGACGTGTACGACCTCTCCTCGCTCCGAATGGGCGTCAGCGCCGGCGAGCCGCTGCCGCCGAGCACGTACGAGAAGGCCAGAGAGCAGCTGGGGATCGAGTTGAGCGACGGGATCGGGACGACGGAGATGCTCCACATCTTCATCAGTCACCGGCTCTCCGACGAGATGGACCCGACCGCGACCGGCTACCCAGTACCGGGCTACGAGTGTCGCGTGGTCGACCCCGACACGGGCGAGGAACTCCCGCGGGGCGAGGCGGGCCTGCTCCAGGTTCGCGGCCCGACCGGCATCACGTACTGGGATCGGCCCGACAAGCAACGCGAGACGGTCACCGACGGCTGGAGTAGCCCAGGTGACATCTTCGTCCACCGCGAGGACGGCCGGTTCGAGTACAAGTCGCGACGCGGCGACCTCATCATCACGAGCGGCTACAACGTCCCCGGCCCGGAGGTCGAGGACGTCCTGCAGGAGCGCGAGGAGGTCTACCAGAGCGCGGTCGTCGGCAGCCCGGACGACGTCCGGGGGAAGATCGTGAAGGCGTTCGTCGTCCTCGCCGACGGCCACGACCCGAGCGACGACCTCACCGAGTCGCTCCAGGAGCACGTCAAGGAGCGCGTCGCGCCGTACAAGTACCCGCGAGCGGTCGAGTACGTGGACGAACTCCCGAGCACGGAGACGGGGAAGATCAAGCGCTCGACGCTCCGCGAGCGCGAGCGAGAACGGACGGAGCGAAAGCGAACGGAGTGA
- a CDS encoding branched-chain amino acid ABC transporter permease has product MSDTTAHDEYARGGASELKTVAVILTFLAVLPFAFDMTVTYLANLLVRLLVFASLALALNIVFGHTNQLFLFVGALAGMGAYSTALLSDTVGVSPWLFYPAAGIVAGFIGLLVSYVAARRRMTVIVIAILTLSIQMALSEIFVGARDLTGGSTGTSFSGLELPMVVEALGVSGRLVTYYLLFVFLSVVLVGYWWMRNSKYGLAFTAIRQDEIASEAAGINVIRYKVVAGVVAATIIGLVGPLYAQSEGYLLPTMFSFQSVDVIVLIMLVLGGMRTIVGPFLGAGVIIVINELLQDTGQWRTAVLGGLLIVLFVYFREGIVPKTRAAWDSDRVQSLRSRDSDTDSDPET; this is encoded by the coding sequence ATGAGTGACACGACTGCCCACGACGAGTACGCCCGTGGCGGCGCTAGCGAATTGAAGACGGTCGCGGTCATCCTGACGTTCCTCGCCGTGCTGCCGTTCGCCTTCGACATGACCGTGACGTACCTCGCGAACCTCCTCGTCCGGTTGCTCGTGTTCGCGTCGCTCGCGCTCGCGTTGAACATCGTGTTCGGACACACGAACCAGCTGTTCCTGTTCGTCGGCGCGCTGGCCGGCATGGGCGCGTACTCGACCGCGCTCCTGTCCGACACGGTCGGCGTCTCGCCGTGGCTGTTCTACCCGGCCGCAGGGATCGTCGCCGGATTCATCGGGTTGCTCGTGAGCTACGTCGCGGCTCGCCGACGGATGACGGTCATCGTCATCGCCATCCTCACGTTGAGCATCCAGATGGCGCTGTCCGAGATCTTCGTCGGCGCGCGAGACCTCACGGGCGGCAGCACGGGGACGTCGTTCAGCGGTCTCGAACTCCCGATGGTCGTGGAGGCGCTCGGCGTGAGCGGCCGCCTCGTGACGTACTACCTCCTGTTCGTGTTCCTCTCGGTCGTCCTCGTGGGGTACTGGTGGATGCGGAACTCGAAGTACGGCCTGGCGTTCACGGCGATCCGCCAGGACGAGATCGCGTCCGAAGCCGCCGGAATCAACGTCATCAGGTACAAGGTCGTCGCCGGCGTCGTCGCCGCGACGATCATCGGGCTGGTCGGGCCGCTGTACGCGCAGTCCGAGGGCTACCTGCTCCCGACCATGTTCTCGTTCCAGTCGGTCGACGTCATCGTCCTGATCATGCTCGTCCTCGGCGGCATGCGGACGATCGTCGGGCCGTTCCTCGGCGCCGGCGTGATCATCGTCATCAACGAACTCCTCCAGGACACCGGCCAGTGGCGGACGGCCGTCCTCGGCGGTCTCCTCATCGTGCTGTTCGTGTACTTCCGGGAGGGCATCGTCCCGAAGACTCGCGCCGCGTGGGACAGCGACCGCGTCCAGTCCCTGCGGTCGCGCGATAGCGACACCGATAGCGACCCGGAGACGTAG